From Amycolatopsis sp. YIM 10, the proteins below share one genomic window:
- a CDS encoding ParA family protein — MNPPSSANTGHDVGWTPIAEEAMRAARVLHPESYQLPKPDRRRVLTVANQKGGVGKTTSAVNLAAALAVHGLKTLVVDLDPQGNASTALNVEHRSGTPSVYEVLLGEVTLADAAAVSEQSPNLFCVPATIDLAGAEIELVSMASRETRLKEALTSDAIDQLGVDYVFIDCPPSLGLLTVNAMVAAQEVLIPIQCEYYALEGLGQLLSNIELVQQHLNRELAVSTILLTMYDGRTKLADQVTQEVRNHFGEVVLKTVIPRSVKVSEAPGYGQTILAYDPGSRGALSYLDAAREIAERGVKNGENQ; from the coding sequence GTGAACCCACCGTCGTCAGCAAACACCGGACATGACGTGGGGTGGACCCCGATCGCGGAAGAAGCCATGCGTGCCGCGCGGGTCCTGCACCCGGAGTCCTACCAACTCCCCAAGCCGGATCGCCGCCGCGTGCTCACGGTCGCCAACCAGAAGGGCGGGGTCGGCAAGACGACCAGCGCGGTGAACCTCGCCGCCGCCCTCGCGGTGCACGGGCTCAAGACGCTCGTGGTCGACCTCGACCCGCAGGGCAACGCCAGCACCGCGCTCAACGTGGAACACCGCTCGGGCACGCCCTCGGTCTACGAGGTGCTGCTCGGCGAAGTGACCCTGGCGGACGCCGCGGCGGTCAGCGAGCAGTCCCCCAATCTCTTCTGCGTGCCCGCCACGATCGATCTCGCGGGTGCCGAGATCGAGCTGGTCTCGATGGCCTCCCGGGAGACGCGCCTCAAAGAAGCACTGACGAGCGACGCGATCGACCAGCTCGGCGTCGACTACGTCTTCATCGACTGCCCGCCGTCGCTCGGTCTGCTCACGGTGAACGCGATGGTCGCCGCGCAGGAGGTGCTCATCCCGATCCAGTGCGAGTACTACGCGCTGGAAGGTCTCGGGCAGCTGCTCAGCAACATCGAACTGGTGCAGCAGCACCTGAACCGCGAGCTGGCTGTCTCCACCATCCTGCTCACCATGTACGACGGGCGCACCAAGCTCGCCGACCAGGTGACCCAGGAGGTGCGCAACCACTTCGGCGAGGTCGTGCTGAAGACGGTCATCCCCCGCAGCGTGAAGGTCTCCGAGGCGCCCGGCTACGGCCAGACGATCCTCGCCTACGACCCCGGTTCCCGCGGGGCACTGAGTTATTTGGACGCGGCGCGCGAGATCGCCGAGCGCGGTGTGAAGAACGGTGAGAATCAATGA
- the rsmG gene encoding 16S rRNA (guanine(527)-N(7))-methyltransferase RsmG yields the protein MGVEDVIGTPAAAKQVFGERLPLAERFTAMLAEHGVARGLIGPREVDRLWDRHVLNSAVIGERISTAARVADVGSGAGLPGVPLAIARPDLDIVLIEPMARRVDWLTEVVDELNLSSVTVLRGRAEEKAVLAAAAERDVVTARAVAPLAKLAGWCLPLVRTGGTLLALKGSSAAEEITRDRLAVTKAGGGEATVVECGGGLLDVPTTVVLIPRVSPEKKAKTKTQRRR from the coding sequence GTGGGTGTGGAAGACGTCATCGGCACGCCGGCGGCGGCAAAGCAGGTCTTCGGGGAGCGACTCCCCCTCGCCGAGCGGTTCACCGCGATGCTCGCCGAGCACGGAGTGGCGCGCGGGTTAATCGGTCCGCGTGAAGTTGACCGCCTGTGGGATCGCCACGTCTTGAACTCCGCGGTGATCGGCGAGAGGATCAGCACCGCCGCCCGCGTCGCCGACGTCGGGTCCGGGGCCGGGCTTCCGGGGGTTCCACTTGCGATCGCTCGGCCGGACCTCGATATCGTGCTCATCGAGCCGATGGCGCGGCGCGTTGACTGGCTCACCGAAGTCGTGGACGAGCTGAACCTGTCGTCCGTCACCGTGTTGCGTGGCCGGGCGGAGGAGAAAGCCGTGTTGGCCGCCGCGGCTGAACGCGATGTGGTGACCGCGCGAGCGGTCGCTCCCCTGGCGAAGCTGGCCGGCTGGTGCCTGCCCCTGGTGCGCACTGGCGGCACACTGCTCGCGTTGAAGGGATCGAGTGCCGCGGAGGAGATAACGCGAGACCGGCTCGCGGTGACCAAGGCCGGTGGCGGTGAAGCGACGGTGGTGGAATGCGGTGGCGGTCTGCTGGACGTGCCGACCACCGTGGTGCTGATCCCCCGCGTCTCGCCGGAGAAGAAGGCGAAGACGAAGACACAGCGCCGTCGTTGA
- a CDS encoding D-alanine--D-alanine ligase, with translation MAERTVAVLAGGLSHERDVSLRSGRRLSAALRAEGLTVEEWDTDAGLLERLRTQRPDAAVVALHGGQGENGSVQTVLEMLEVPFVGTSSQGCRRAWDKPTAKALLAKADFSTPDWVVLPHSTFRELGAQAVLDAMVDRLGLPLILKPDQGGSALGTQVVRDAAELPAAMVGCFAYGDTVLAERFVDGVEVAVAVVETEAGPTALPAVEIVPESGVYDYTARYTAGLTDFFAPARLSEESAKAVGELAVAAHQLLGLRDISRTDAVVGADGTVHFLEVNLSPGLTETSTVPMAIEASGGSLGAVFAELIDRAIKR, from the coding sequence GTGGCCGAACGCACCGTTGCCGTGCTCGCTGGCGGTCTGTCCCACGAACGCGACGTTTCCCTGCGGTCGGGCAGGCGGCTGTCCGCCGCGCTGCGCGCCGAGGGGCTGACGGTGGAGGAGTGGGACACCGACGCCGGGCTCCTCGAGCGGTTGCGCACCCAGCGGCCGGACGCCGCCGTGGTCGCGCTGCACGGCGGCCAGGGCGAGAACGGCTCGGTGCAGACCGTGCTGGAAATGCTGGAGGTGCCGTTTGTCGGCACCAGCTCGCAGGGCTGCCGCCGCGCCTGGGACAAGCCGACCGCGAAGGCGTTGCTGGCCAAGGCGGACTTCTCCACGCCGGACTGGGTGGTGCTGCCGCACAGCACCTTCCGCGAACTGGGCGCGCAGGCGGTGCTCGACGCCATGGTGGACCGCCTCGGCCTGCCGCTGATCCTCAAGCCGGACCAGGGCGGCTCGGCACTGGGCACCCAGGTGGTGCGCGACGCGGCGGAACTCCCGGCCGCGATGGTCGGCTGCTTCGCATACGGGGACACGGTTCTCGCGGAGCGGTTCGTCGACGGGGTCGAGGTCGCCGTGGCGGTCGTCGAAACCGAAGCCGGGCCGACCGCGCTGCCCGCGGTGGAGATCGTGCCCGAGAGCGGGGTGTACGACTACACCGCTCGCTACACCGCCGGGCTGACCGACTTCTTCGCGCCTGCTCGACTTTCCGAGGAGTCCGCGAAGGCGGTCGGCGAACTCGCGGTGGCGGCGCACCAGTTGCTCGGCCTGCGCGACATCTCGCGGACCGACGCGGTCGTCGGCGCCGACGGCACCGTGCACTTCCTCGAAGTGAACCTCTCGCCGGGGCTCACCGAAACCTCGACCGTGCCGATGGCGATCGAGGCCAGCGGCGGTTCGCTCGGCGCGGTCTTCGCCGAACTCATCGACCGCGCGATCAAGCGCTGA
- a CDS encoding ParB/RepB/Spo0J family partition protein, which yields MSAERRGGLGRGLAALIPTGPVNAEGKPVDLKPVSTDNGQNGGTAAPAPSGEVAGAVYREVPLSAIKPNPKQPRQVFDEDALAELEHSIREFGLMQPVVVRQLPGDEYELVMGERRLRASQQAELEKIPAIVRQTADEAMLRDALLENIHRVQLNPLEEAAAYQQLLDEFEVTHEELAGRIGRSRPVITNTIRLLKLPLPVQRRVAAGVLSAGHARALLSLENPEDQEDLAARIVAEGMSVRATEEAVTLKKCETPRKAKPAPRKPMQAPGLQDLAVRLSDTFDTRVKVDLGRRKGRIVVEFGSVDDLERIVALMDPNATNRTQESD from the coding sequence ATGAGTGCCGAACGCAGGGGTGGGCTCGGGCGCGGCCTGGCCGCCCTGATCCCCACCGGCCCGGTCAACGCCGAGGGCAAGCCGGTCGATCTGAAACCGGTCAGCACCGACAACGGCCAGAACGGTGGCACGGCGGCCCCCGCGCCAAGCGGTGAGGTCGCCGGCGCGGTCTACCGCGAGGTGCCGCTCAGCGCGATCAAGCCGAACCCGAAGCAGCCGCGGCAGGTCTTCGACGAGGACGCGCTGGCCGAGCTGGAGCACTCGATCCGCGAGTTCGGGCTCATGCAGCCCGTCGTGGTGCGGCAGCTCCCCGGCGACGAGTACGAGCTTGTCATGGGCGAGCGGCGTCTGCGGGCGTCGCAGCAGGCCGAGCTGGAGAAGATCCCGGCCATCGTCCGCCAGACCGCCGACGAGGCGATGCTGCGCGACGCGCTGCTCGAGAACATCCACCGCGTCCAGCTCAACCCGCTCGAAGAAGCCGCCGCGTACCAGCAGCTGCTCGACGAGTTCGAGGTGACCCACGAGGAGCTGGCCGGGCGCATCGGCCGCAGCCGTCCGGTCATCACGAACACCATCCGGCTGCTGAAGCTGCCGTTGCCGGTGCAGCGCCGGGTGGCCGCGGGGGTGCTCTCCGCCGGGCACGCGCGCGCTCTCCTGTCGCTGGAGAACCCGGAGGATCAGGAGGACCTGGCCGCCCGGATCGTCGCGGAGGGCATGTCGGTCCGCGCGACCGAAGAGGCGGTGACGCTCAAGAAGTGCGAGACACCGCGCAAGGCGAAGCCCGCTCCCCGCAAGCCGATGCAGGCGCCGGGCTTGCAGGACCTCGCGGTGCGGCTCTCCGACACCTTCGACACCCGCGTCAAGGTCGACCTCGGCCGCCGGAAGGGCCGCATCGTGGTCGAGTTCGGCTCGGTGGACGATCTTGAGCGGATCGTCGCGCTGATGGATCCGAATGCGACAAATCGGACACAGGAATCCGATTAG
- a CDS encoding GNAT family N-acetyltransferase, which yields MSRRVVGVTLDNLDQVPLHCRRCVYWEVAPHLKAQAEEFGETEVEKEAWVSSVLLEWGSCGRIVYSDTLPIGFVLYAPPNAVPRANAFPTSPPAPDAVLLTAFHVAPEFRGGGLGRMLVQSVAKDLTRRGVKAIEAFGATEPAPGTEHACVLPAEFLQSVGFKTVRPHPKFPRLRLELRSAISWKEDVEAALERLLGQVTITTAEPSVARS from the coding sequence GTGTCGCGACGCGTCGTGGGCGTCACGCTGGACAACCTGGACCAGGTCCCCCTGCACTGCCGGCGGTGCGTCTACTGGGAGGTCGCGCCGCACCTGAAGGCGCAGGCCGAGGAGTTCGGCGAAACCGAGGTCGAGAAGGAAGCCTGGGTGTCCAGCGTGCTGCTGGAGTGGGGTTCCTGCGGCCGGATCGTCTACAGCGACACGCTGCCGATCGGGTTCGTGCTCTACGCCCCGCCGAACGCGGTGCCGCGGGCGAACGCCTTCCCCACCTCACCACCGGCCCCGGACGCGGTGCTGCTCACCGCCTTCCACGTCGCCCCGGAGTTCCGCGGCGGCGGCCTCGGCCGCATGCTCGTGCAGTCCGTGGCGAAGGACCTGACCCGCCGCGGGGTGAAGGCGATCGAGGCCTTCGGTGCCACCGAACCGGCACCCGGCACGGAACACGCCTGCGTGCTGCCCGCCGAGTTCCTCCAGTCGGTCGGCTTCAAGACCGTGCGCCCGCACCCGAAGTTCCCGCGCCTGCGCCTGGAACTGCGGTCGGCGATCTCCTGGAAGGAAGACGTCGAAGCCGCGCTGGAGCGCCTGCTCGGCCAGGTCACCATCACCACGGCGGAACCGAGCGTCGCCCGCTCCTGA
- a CDS encoding PLP-dependent aminotransferase family protein, giving the protein MSEKRPVRQPQSGHHNLDPHLPRYAARTAGMTASEIRALFAVASRPEVVSLAGGMPNLAALPLDSLSSQMAELIANDGLVALQYGSAHGVPALREQICEVMSLEDISAHPDDVVVTVGSQMGLDMVTRLFCDPGDVVIAEGPSYVGALGSFAAYQAEVVHVAMDDQGLVPEGLREALAHCRTHGKRVKFLYTIPNFHNPAGVTLAIERRAEILEICREYDVLVVEDNPYGLLGFDGQTYPALRSMDPDNVVYLGSFSKTFASGLRVGWVLAPHAVREKLVLAAESATLCPPTLNQLVVSRYLATHDWKGQIKTFGENYRERRDAILSALEQHMPPGCSWTHPDGGFYVWVTVPEGVDTKAMLPRAVTARVAYASGTGFYADGFGSRQMRLSYCYPTPERIREGVRRLAAVLESEMDLMRTFGSVNPRAVSGPENPSPDTA; this is encoded by the coding sequence ATGAGCGAAAAGCGCCCAGTCAGACAGCCGCAAAGCGGCCACCACAACCTCGACCCGCACCTGCCGCGCTACGCCGCGCGCACCGCGGGCATGACGGCCTCGGAGATCCGAGCGCTCTTCGCGGTCGCCAGCCGTCCCGAGGTGGTATCGCTGGCCGGCGGCATGCCGAACCTGGCCGCGCTCCCGCTCGACTCGCTGTCCTCCCAGATGGCCGAACTGATCGCGAACGACGGCCTGGTGGCCTTGCAGTACGGCTCCGCGCACGGCGTTCCGGCGCTGCGTGAGCAGATCTGCGAGGTGATGTCGCTCGAGGACATCAGCGCCCACCCGGACGACGTGGTGGTCACCGTCGGCTCCCAGATGGGCCTGGACATGGTGACCCGGCTGTTCTGCGACCCCGGTGACGTGGTGATCGCCGAGGGCCCCTCCTACGTGGGCGCGCTCGGCTCGTTCGCCGCCTACCAGGCCGAGGTCGTGCACGTCGCGATGGACGACCAGGGGCTGGTGCCCGAGGGTCTCCGCGAAGCGCTCGCGCACTGCCGCACGCACGGCAAGCGGGTCAAATTCCTTTACACCATCCCGAACTTCCACAACCCCGCCGGCGTGACGCTGGCCATCGAGCGGCGTGCGGAGATCCTGGAGATCTGCCGCGAGTACGACGTGCTGGTGGTCGAGGACAACCCGTACGGCCTGCTCGGCTTCGACGGCCAGACCTATCCGGCGCTGCGCTCGATGGACCCGGACAACGTGGTCTACCTCGGCTCGTTCTCCAAGACCTTCGCCTCCGGCCTGCGGGTCGGCTGGGTGCTCGCGCCGCACGCCGTGCGCGAGAAGCTGGTGCTCGCGGCCGAGTCCGCCACGCTGTGCCCGCCCACGCTGAACCAGCTGGTCGTCTCGCGCTACCTGGCCACGCACGACTGGAAGGGCCAGATCAAGACCTTCGGCGAGAACTACCGCGAACGCCGTGACGCCATTCTTTCCGCGCTGGAGCAGCACATGCCGCCCGGCTGCTCGTGGACGCACCCCGACGGCGGGTTCTACGTGTGGGTGACCGTGCCGGAAGGCGTGGACACCAAGGCGATGCTGCCGCGCGCGGTGACCGCGCGCGTCGCCTACGCCTCGGGCACCGGCTTCTACGCCGACGGGTTCGGCAGCAGGCAGATGCGCCTGTCGTACTGCTACCCGACGCCGGAGCGCATCCGGGAGGGCGTGCGCCGGCTCGCGGCCGTGCTCGAATCCGAAATGGACCTCATGCGCACCTTCGGTAGCGTGAACCCCCGCGCGGTGTCCGGGCCGGAGAACCCCTCGCCCGACACCGCCTGA
- a CDS encoding tyrosine-protein phosphatase, with translation MTDGRELLWDGCLNVRDLGGLGQIRPGALVRMEAPTRLSEAGWAAAWAYGVRAVVDLRNAEECEPDWVGRPVGMTVVRAPLDPVGSPFYEHWTKLDGLSSPLHYPALLAEHPELVIAAVRAVARAEPGCVVFHCAGGKDRTGLLALVLLALAGAEADEIVADYLLTYERMKPRYVEMGARDQLTAVRELVAGHGTTVEASLTATIGSLAMPSFLLGNGLSEADLTALQARFT, from the coding sequence GTGACCGATGGCAGAGAACTTCTGTGGGACGGGTGCCTCAACGTTCGGGATCTCGGCGGGTTGGGACAGATCCGGCCGGGGGCGCTTGTGCGCATGGAGGCGCCGACTCGGTTGAGCGAAGCCGGGTGGGCGGCGGCGTGGGCGTATGGGGTTCGCGCGGTCGTCGACCTCCGGAACGCGGAGGAGTGCGAGCCGGACTGGGTGGGGCGGCCGGTGGGAATGACGGTGGTGCGGGCGCCGTTGGATCCGGTGGGGTCGCCCTTCTACGAACACTGGACCAAGCTCGACGGCCTGTCCTCTCCGCTGCACTACCCCGCGCTGCTGGCTGAGCATCCAGAGTTGGTAATCGCCGCGGTGAGGGCGGTGGCGCGCGCGGAGCCGGGGTGCGTCGTGTTCCATTGCGCCGGCGGCAAGGACCGGACCGGGTTGCTCGCGCTCGTGTTGCTCGCGTTGGCCGGAGCCGAGGCGGACGAGATCGTCGCCGACTACCTGCTGACGTATGAGCGGATGAAGCCGCGGTACGTCGAGATGGGTGCCCGCGACCAACTCACGGCCGTGCGGGAGCTGGTCGCCGGCCATGGCACGACGGTCGAGGCGTCGCTGACGGCGACCATCGGCTCGTTGGCGATGCCGAGCTTCCTCCTCGGGAACGGCTTGTCGGAGGCGGACCTCACCGCGCTCCAAGCGCGTTTCACGTGA
- a CDS encoding R3H domain-containing nucleic acid-binding protein, translating into MAETAEAVGTETEQETEVAEATEETAPASASSKNGADDDLLVKEGDIAGDYLERLLDLLDYDGDIDLDVEAGRAIVSIDGGEDLEKLVGSRGNVLEALQELTRLAVQQETGSRSRLMLDIAGWRADRREELRELGRTTAETVLSSGERVRLQPMSPFERKVVHDAVAAIDGVRSESEGEDPKRRVVVSPS; encoded by the coding sequence ATGGCGGAAACGGCCGAAGCGGTCGGTACCGAAACCGAGCAGGAGACCGAGGTCGCCGAGGCGACCGAGGAGACGGCTCCGGCTTCGGCTTCGTCGAAGAACGGTGCGGATGACGACCTCCTGGTGAAGGAGGGCGACATCGCGGGTGACTACCTGGAGCGCCTGCTGGACCTCCTGGACTACGACGGCGACATTGATCTGGATGTCGAAGCCGGCCGGGCGATCGTCAGCATCGACGGCGGCGAGGACCTGGAGAAGCTGGTCGGTTCGCGGGGCAACGTGCTCGAGGCACTGCAGGAACTGACGCGGCTCGCGGTGCAGCAGGAGACCGGTTCGCGGAGCCGGCTGATGCTGGACATCGCGGGCTGGCGGGCGGACCGCCGGGAGGAGCTGCGGGAGCTGGGCCGGACCACCGCGGAGACGGTCCTCTCGAGCGGCGAGCGGGTTCGGCTGCAGCCGATGAGCCCGTTCGAACGGAAGGTCGTGCACGATGCCGTCGCCGCGATCGACGGCGTGCGGAGCGAGAGTGAAGGCGAGGACCCCAAGCGTCGCGTGGTGGTCTCCCCGTCCTGA